DNA from Roseimicrobium sp. ORNL1:
GCCTTGGCGAAGACCTGGAAACCCATCAAGTCCTTGATGATGTTGAAGGTCTTCAAGCCCATGCGCTCGGCGAGCTCGCGAACGATGATCGGCGGCTTCAGATGGATGACCTTGGGGTCGCTGCCTTCTTCCACCACGGCAGCGGGAGCCTGCTCAGCTGCGGGTGCAGGAGCTGGGGCGGGCTTGGGAGCAGCCACGGGGCGCGGCTTCGGCTCCTCCTCCTTCAGCAGGGAAATGGGCGGCAGAATGCTGGAAGACGGCGCCGGGGCAGGCGCAGCAGTGGCTTCCTCGCGGCGTACGCGGCGGGCCTCCGCTTTGCGTTCATCCTCGTCGAAAATGTTCAGCGCCTCGGCCTTCACCTGATCCAGCGTCTTCCTCGGCGGAGCGGCGGGGGCAGCCGGCTTGGCCGCAGGCGCGGGCTTCGGCGCGGGCTTGGCACCCAGAGGAGTGAACGCGGAGCCGGTCTTCAGCTCGCCTGTGCGCTTCTTCTTCGCCGTACCTTCGTCGATGAGTGAAACGGTTGCTTTCTTGGTCGCCTTCTCCGCAGACGGGGCTGCTGGCTCCTCACCGGGAGAAGAGCTGCGTTTGGTTGTCTTGGAGGTCGGGGGCTTGGTTGCCATGCGGGAAGTATCGAGTTCGGGCAGCAGAGAGAAATTGGCTGGGTGCTTCTTAGCTCAGGAATGGGAAAAACGAAAACGAAGGATGATGACGAATGATTAGGCTACGGACGCAGGAGATTTCCAGGCGGCGTACTTCTCCAGAATATACTGGGCACGTTCGGCATCGCCTTCCAGAATCTCAGCCACGTCGTCCACGCCCATGTCGTCGAGCACGGAGATCTCGGACACACCACCGCTGGTAAGCTTCACCGCCTCGCCTGCGGTGATGCCCAGGGCTTCCACGAGCTGGTGCGCGGCACCGCCCATGTGGCCTTCGAAGACCTTCTTCGCGTGTTCATCCTTCTCGATCACCAGGTCATACCCAATGAGGCGGGAGGTGAGGCGGGCGTTCTGCCCCTTGCGGCCGATGGCCTTGGACAGCTCTTCCTCGCTCACGGTGAGGTGCACACGCTTGTTCGCCTCATCCACGCTGATGGAGAGGATCTTGATGGGCTTGAGCGCTTCCTTGGTGAACTCGGCCACGTCCTTGTTGAAGTGGATGATGTCCACCTTCTCATTGTTGAGCTCACGGACGATGTTCTTCACACGGGCGCCACGCAGGCCCACGCAGGCGCCGACGGGATCCACCTTCTCATCTGCGCTGAAGACGGCCACCTTCGTGCGGTAGCCTGCTTCACGGGCGATGCTGACGATTTCCACCGTGCGGTCGGAGATTTCGCTCACTTCGAACTCGAAAAGACGGCGGACAAAGTTCGGATGGCTGCGGGAAAGGATGATCTCAGGACCGCGGGAGGTGCTCTTTTCCACAGCCTTCACATAGAAGCGCATGCGGTCGCCGACGGTGTAGTCCTCCGTGGGCACACGCTCACGGCCGGTCATGACGCCCTCGAACTTGCCGAGGTCCACAATCACGTCCGACTTGTCGAAACGACGGATGGTGCCGCTGACGACATCGCCCGTGCGGTCCTTGAATTCTTCGTAGAGATTGGCCTTCTCCGCCTCGCGCAGACGCTGCATCCAGGTCTGCTTGGCGGTCTGGGCGGCGATGCGACCGAAGTCCTTGGGCGTGACTTCCACGTCCACTTCATCACCGGGTTGGGCATCCGGCTTGAGCTTGCGCGCATGCTTCACCGCGAGCTGCTCAAAGGGGTTTTCCACGGTTTCAGAGACAAGGAGCTTGGCAAAGGCCTTGATCGTGCCTTTGTCTGGATCGATCTCGATCCTCAGTTCCCGGGCGGGACCGATGCTCTTTTTGGACGCGGCCAGAAGCGCGCTCTGAAGGGCCTCAACCATTTTGCTGCGGTCGATGCCTTTCTCCTTCTGGTAGTATTCAAACAGGGCTTTAAGTTCGCTGACCATGGCTGTGAGGGGAAAGTGGAAACGGAGAAACCTCCCCAGACGAAAAAAAGAGCGGGACTAGTCCCACTCTCGCTCTGGAGAATTGAATCTCGAGTTTTTCGCCCCGGAAGGAAAGGTGAAGATATCCTAAAGGATGGAACTGGCAAGCAGTTTTATCCCCTGTAAAGGAAAACCAAGGGTAAAGGAACTTGCAGGGCTAGAGCATTCAGCTTTCGGCGGTTGCGACGGCTCTTGGAGGTCCCATTTCCGTCTCCCCGAGACCCCGCACCCTCCGCCTCAGCCAGAAGCACGCCCCCGTCAGTCCCAGCAAGGCGCCGATGTAGCTGCCATTGTGGATGCAGGCCGCCCGGATGAACCCGGGCACGTCCCTCACCCCGTAACTGTGGGCAAATTCCTGCCAGTCGCCCGCGCTAGGGTCGGTGCCCGGCCGGGTTACCCACCACCCCACTCCGGCGCCGACCAAACCCGCCACTGCTGCCACCGCAATCAGCACGACGAACGCCTGCCTGCACCAGCGGACGGCCACTTTTTCGGGCAAATGAGGCACCGCGAGCCTGGCGAGAAACCACCCCGCAATGAATCCCACCCACCATGTGGCCAGGAACCCTATCTGTGCCGTGTACACCCGCTCCGGCCAGCCGAAGTCCATGTACCGGAACTGCTCCGCCTTGAACTCGGTGAAGTACTCCCGCGAGATGGTGTAGGTGATCTGGTCATGCAGGATGCCATACGCACCCGCGATGAGCGCACCCTGCACACCTATCCACGCCATGAGCGGAAGGAGGGAAAGCTTGAAGCGTGGATAGAGGAGGGACATGACATTGACGGCGCGCTGCGGAATCCCATGCATGACAGGAACATGAAACACGCGCAAGCAAACGTGCACGGAGGGAACACAAGCCCACGGCACGGGACAGGAGAGGACTGGA
Protein-coding regions in this window:
- the nusA gene encoding transcription termination factor NusA, which gives rise to MVSELKALFEYYQKEKGIDRSKMVEALQSALLAASKKSIGPARELRIEIDPDKGTIKAFAKLLVSETVENPFEQLAVKHARKLKPDAQPGDEVDVEVTPKDFGRIAAQTAKQTWMQRLREAEKANLYEEFKDRTGDVVSGTIRRFDKSDVIVDLGKFEGVMTGRERVPTEDYTVGDRMRFYVKAVEKSTSRGPEIILSRSHPNFVRRLFEFEVSEISDRTVEIVSIAREAGYRTKVAVFSADEKVDPVGACVGLRGARVKNIVRELNNEKVDIIHFNKDVAEFTKEALKPIKILSISVDEANKRVHLTVSEEELSKAIGRKGQNARLTSRLIGYDLVIEKDEHAKKVFEGHMGGAAHQLVEALGITAGEAVKLTSGGVSEISVLDDMGVDDVAEILEGDAERAQYILEKYAAWKSPASVA